The window AGCAAAGTTCAAAAACTTTGCTCTCTcaaaaatcttttatttttattttttaatgcctgAGTTTCCAGCTCAACTCTTTTAGTTTTTCCAATGAATGCAGTCTAATTAGAAACTTTTACAGCcctttttgatcattttcaatGATTGTGTATTGTACAGGGTAAAGGTTGGTGGTGCCATCTTTAAAGTGCAGAGAAGTTAAATATCCAAATCTATCAAATTATTAATAAAGGGTATCTTGTataatatatgacctttaaacTAAATTATGTCATGTGATAAATCACAGAGATTAAAGACAAAAGAGTCATTTTATTCCCTTTCAGATTGATATTAATTCATTTgggttttaaaaacaggaacagaACGGTCTTTGGTCTGAATGTCCTGCTTAGAGTaaattatgatgatgatgtagcGTCTCCTTGCTCATAGGTTTAGATCTTCCATACATGAGCACACATTTGTCCACATCTAAAAGCAACATACGTTTTTCTTCTAAATACAAGCATTGAGTTTAGAAATATGCTCATCCTTTTAGCATTTGTcagaaaaaatcattttcaagaAAGAAATGACTTGAAGAATGTGTCTGAATTTTTTCCACATAactttgaaacaaaataaacttaTAACAGAGAGGACATGCAACTTTTCAAATTTCTCTTCCACCAAATATGTGAAAGGAAGGACTCACTGCCAGGTTTGCAATACTGAATAGaaatattttggaaaaaatttaaaaagcagtATAATTCCTCTTCAGATTATTGTTGCATGCTGACATTGATGAATGGGCTGTTGCAACATCTGAGCTCTTCCTTCCCCGGCGTATAAAGCATTCTGCACTCAGGAGATGGGAAATCAAAATTAGAGAAGTATTCAAGTTCTTCAACCAATGACAAactaaaaaatgaacaaaaaacacattaaaactatCCATGCAGATCTATTCACTTGTGGgcacagtttgtgtttctgtatgtatCTTGTATTAATGGAAACAGAAAGTTGAGGATGCAAAAGTCAAGTCCCACACTGTGCAGCGTTGAAGTGTAGTGAACCACATGGAATTGAACCAGAAGTTCAATCAAAGTACATTCAGCTGTAGTGTGCCTCATATTTCTCGCATGGTGAttaatgttgtattttctttttggcaATTTCTGTGCAGTTAGTTACCGAGGAAAGACATGATTGAGGCCACAAATGGAAAGtaatatttcttatactttCTTATTCATCTTATACTTGAACCCATTTGACAAGCCCCGTCCCCTTTTTCATTTTGACCACAGGCTGTGCAAGACAATACATTCGTCCTAAGTTTTTATTATTGAAAATTATAAACAAATATTCTTCAAATTTGATGTACTCCAATTTGGGAGTGACCCTATTAAATAAGTCATCCtgctcgccccccccccccccccccccccatccgaCTGAACAACATTAAAAAGCTGACATTTTGTGCACCTTAACATGCATGGTTGGCTATTTTGGTTTGAATATGGTCTATAAATAAGTGGACACAtttgcaatacatttttttaagaaaccTTGTTAAGAATTCCTCACCACATGTCTGTTGGCAGTATGATCATTTTATAACAAAGTAGTTTCaaacctctttttcttcttcttttctttctccctctggtGTTTCTGCTGTGGCTCAACATTTATTTAGAAGAAATTGGAAGCCTGCAAAGCTTTCACAGAAGCGTCCCCCACACTGACTCTGAGTTCGGGTTTGCTCACAGCTTATGTCATtttatgattgtttttgtttttacagtgcagtaACATTGACATTGTGATTATTTGACTTCAAGTATTCAGAAAATAGAAACATAGGTACCTAAAAGCATCTGTCCTGGGAGCAGATGGAGCACTACTGTATTGTCAACAATAATAAACACACTGATGCATCACAAAATGTTAGATTTTATTGATTGTGCCCAGACTAAAcatctccctctccatctctctctctcggtttctgtttgtttctctctcttcctcctctgctctcctgctgctcctctttctGACACTTCCCACCAAcatctcctgtctctgtctccttcaaTTTCGCTCAACCTCTGGTTTCCCCTCCGTCATGTAGCTCTGTGATGGGAGATCAGAGCCTAGCTGTATCTGGTAAGAGTATCGTTGATCCAGGGCATCAGAGAGCAGACTTTGGTGTAAACGCCCGGGTAGTTGGGCAGAGCGCAGCCCTGCCCCCAAGAGACAATACCATGCAGCACCTCATTACACACCAAAGGACCACCAGAGTCACCCTgagcaggaaggaggaaggGGGAGAAGAGAGGATTTAATGCCTTCCATTATCTTATACCATTAAAGGAGTATTTTACATCACCACAGACCATCAAACCTTTTTGGATGTGCTGTGTAATTGTGTGAAAGTACCTGACAAGCATCTTTGCCTCCCTCCAGGTATCCGGCACACACCATGCGGTCAGTGATCTTGCCAGGATAGGAACCTTCACAGTCTTTGTCAGACATGATGGGGActctcacacactgaaggttGAACGGGTTGAACACTGCGGATAAGAGCAGGAGAGACAGATCATGAGGGGATGATGAAgtcagtatttgtttttaccttAAGCTGGCAACATCAGCAAAGAAAATGAGACTTATGTGGCTATCTTCAATAAAGATATGAAAGAAGCTTTTAGCACTATGTCAGGTATTTAGACATGTGTTGCATATTTACTTATAACCtacttgtaaaaatgaaaaaaagaagaaaaaaacatctttgaatgaaaaaaaaaaaagccaaatgaaTAGCTGAGGAGTGCTTCCTCACAAATGAAGGTTTCAAAGACACGTGCTCTTTGGATTCAAGGAaaaatcataaaatcaaaaagttGACTTGTGGCGCATGCCCTGATGAAGACTAGCCCatatattcattttatttgttttggaaTTTTTCGGTTATGACTCATTGACCCCCAAGCAGAACTCAAGTCTAATCTGTGGGCGACAGTTGGCAAGCGATCCACATTTTCTACCATGCTACATTAGCTAAGCTCTCGAAAAAACTGCCAGCCTAAGTTCTTAATTAGCACATTTAGCACTTTGTCCCTCTCTTTCATACGCTAACAATCCCAACATCCACTCATTACAGCAAAGATATGACATATTGATTATAGATAGATACAATGATACAATATAGAGTAAATTGTTTTACTatagttttgtatatattttaatactgtctaaataaatgtttatctcTGTCGTTATCTTTGTGGTATCCCTTTTTTTGTCGGCACTTAAAGTAACTTCATGTCTCTCAGTTAAAGGTTAGACTTGGTTTGGTTGTCTTGTGTCCAAAGAATGTAACATTCgctttaaacaaaaatgaatagTTATTCAAGGCTTTTTTCCCCAAAGCGTTCAGACCTACAGAAGGCCAGGAGTGCAATAATTAATCTCCTCTcatcaaaaaacatgaaacaagaacataaaaacacacacaaaaatgtatttatttaatttatatttttaccCTTCTTATTGATTTTGAATGTCAATTACATGATAGCTCACCTTCATCTGAGTAGATGTTCCCCCATCCGGACACCGTACACATGTCCCCAGCTGTGGGGCAGGCAGTGGGCAGGGCGACAGGTTTGACGTATTGGTTCAGTGTGGCTTTATGGGACAGCTTCATCAGCATGATGTCGAAGTCCAGGGTCTTGTAGTCGTAACTCTCATGCCAGTAGATGGCATCGACAGACATGTACTGCTCTGTGCCCTCATTCACCCAGATGTGGTGATCACCCAAGACAGCAATCTGTGTGTAGGGGCTGGAATGGTGACGAAAACACAAAATTGGCATAAGTATCTAAAAATTTTAGTTTGTActgaaaacttttaaaaaaatgtaaaagtaataCAAACTTCTGCCAGCAGTGGGCAGCAGAGATGATCCACTGGTCGTTGATGAGGGAGCCACCACAGTAGTGGTAGCCAATATTGATAGACACCTGCCAGGGTTGACCATGTTTTGCACACTCGTAGCCACCCACAATCCTGTCATCTGTAGGGGCTGCAGCTGTTGggtaaaggaaacaaaaatgttttactcataattgtaacagttttttttaccctgTATGACTGGTATATGCAGATTTGCTTTACCTGCAGCACCCAAGAGTGCGAGAACAATCAGGCCAATCATCTTGAGGCTAACTCAAGCCCTCCTACGACTAGACTAGATGAGTGATCAATCACTCACTGCATTTATACCTTAACTCCTCAGTGTCTTCCATGCACCACCTCCCCCTTTCTCAGTTACTCCAAACCTCCACCCACCCTTCAAATGTTTGTCCACTCCTCCTGGCCCAGTCCCTATCCCCCAAAACATAACCTTATCTTCTTATGTTCCATGTTCATTCTTTAGAGTTAATAAGTGAGCCACATCTTGCACATTTTTGGCTTAGgttttttcagtttttgacAGCTCATTTGGTAGATTTTCTGCACCGTCCCTCTAAAcaaatgtcttttcttttcatcgGCTACACATGTGCGAGCAGCTTTTTAACAGACACTGCATTTATATTAACTATCCATTTTGTGTGGCTACatattgtgaaataaaacagtaaGGAATGATTTAACCTTAAGCCATTAAAGCGTAAAGACTATTGAGTGCCGCctgacagagaaaatgaaaaacaggctTCAGcaggttgtttgttttcttcttctgagaCCACAGATGACTTCTTTCTCACCCATCTTGGCTTTCTTTCAAGGGCGTCCAAAAGTGGAGCCGTAAACAGGCACATTCATCTACTTTTTTCTCAGAAACTAATGATTCACCAAATCTCTGCCAACAAAGTCTCCAGGCTGAAATCAAGCCGCTTTATAAATTGGAACAAGCCTTTAAATAAGTTAACTTTATTCCAGAGTGAGCCATGAGGGAAACATAAACAGGCGATAAATGTGTGGAGACCTTGGTCCACATTGTAAATAAGGTGCACAGATGACATAATCACAGGGGGTGTGCTACGATGGGACAGAAGTGGGCAAACAAAAAAATTGGAGCATGATAAGAAATAAGATTTGGGTTGACACTTAGCGCCAAGAGGGAAAACAGTGTGTGAAGACACAGATGGGGTCAACAGGAGTAGAGAGAAGAGGCGGGAGGAGCAGAATGAGCACAGTGGGGCTGCTGGGATATAAATACGAGCCGGGGAGTGTACAGGTGTCTTCTGAGCATTCACCTGACAACATGACACTGCTCGCTCTACTGCTGATGGTTGGAGCTGCTGGTAAagatagaaacacacacttaGATACTGTATATAAACTTCATTTAGCACACACTTAGCCACATGTGTACCTTAAGCTCAGTGTCTGATACATTAGAATGGTAAGCTGTTTCTTAAAAACCCTTTGCCTcctcatgtgtgtttgtttgtgtgtgttcagcggCAGTTCCCCGCGAAGATGGCAGGATCATTGGCGGACAGGAGTGTGAGCCGCACTCCCGTCCTTTCATGGCCTCCCTAAACTATGGTTACCACTTCTGTGGTGGGGTGCTCATCAACAAGCAGTGGGTGCTCTCTGTTGCCCACTGCTGGTACAAGTAAGTATGTAGGCTACTGACTGAGAAATATTATGGACACATTACCTTCGGTTGTCAGGTTCCATTCCTCCCCCTACACGTCTGGATTCAATTGTATGCATTAGACTTCGTGGAGagttgaaaataaatacatcagaatcagaagttGGAAGACTAATGGTTCAGTCAAGACAAAGCTTATAGAGTTGTGCAGTCTAAGTAGAATAGAGAAAGACTGAACAAACCAAATGCATTTTGGCCTTTCATATTTTGTGAGTGTATTTCTGCTCCTTTCTCAGTCCCTACGCAATGCAGATCATGCTGGGAGAACACGATCTGCGAACCTTTGAGGGCACAGAGCAGCTCATgaagacagaaaccatcatcTGGCACCCTAGGTGAGTGAAGAAATGAACCGTCCAGTGTGAGAATCTCTTTACATAATTTAACGATCCTCTTTTTTCATTCACTCATACATTCAGtgaagagaaacacagtgaaTCTTTGATATTACTTTACACGTACATCCTCTATTTGCAGTTATGACTATCAGACGCTGGATTACGACATTATGCTTATCAAGCTCTTCCACCCGGTGGAGGTGACCGAGGCAGTCGCACCCATTCCCCTGCCCACAGGCTGCCCAATGGGTGGgctcccctgctctgtgtccgGCTGGGGAAACACGGCCATGGATGGCGAGGAAGGTGCTAGCAAGATGCATTACATGCTCCCTCAATGTTTTATACATAGGCTTGCACTTTAGGTCACCAAAAACAGGATAGGGTCAAACACCTGCTGAGACAAAGTCTTAGTTTATATTTGCAGAACTTCACCATTCATACTCAAGTTTCACTCAACGTTAAACGAAAGAGCGTGTCAGTAGAAgggaatgtttacatgttttattggTAGATTGTAATCATTGGgaggcatatatatatatgaaagtGCAAACTGACCATGCCCcttttttccaaaatgtaagACAACAGAGAGCCGCACCATCCACTAGCAGATCCCACAAATCCAACCCTTAGTGTTTATTCTGTTTATTCAGCTCTGGGCTTTAAAAAGGTCTCCAAATAATACTATAGTCTGAGAAACTGGAAAGAAATTGTGTTGCTCTTGCTAAAGAAAACTATTGAAAAACTAAAGCATAATTGTGACccttatttgtagtttttagaaTAGAAACTGAATATAAGTTTGAGTGGGAGTGATTTTGGCTTTGGGATGATATTTGCAGTCAGACTGAAGAAATGAACAACCTGATTGTTCGAGTTGTTGTTGGCagtagaaaaaaatgaatcttcCCAATCTTCCTTTGATGCATTATAGATTTCTCATGTTTTattcccctctctgtctgtttcagtgAACATGCCGTTCCATCTGCAGTGTCTGGATGTGCCTGCGGTGGATGACGCGGTCTGTGAGAATGCCTATCCTGGTATGATTACAAGCAGGATGTTTTGTGCTGGATACATGGACGGAGGCAGAGATGCATGCAATGTGAGTTTTTTCAGTAAATATATTACAAAGTCTGATTGGACCCAGCGCTTTCTGGCTCACACGCTCTCTTCTCTGTTGTGTCAGGGTGACTCTGGCAGCCCTCTGGTGTGTCTTGGAGAGGTCTTTGGCCTGGTGTCATGGGGTCAGGGATGTGCCCAGCCCAACTACCCTGGAGTCTACGTCAAAGTGTGCGAGTTCTTGTACTGGATTGAAGACGTCCTGGCTGACAACCCCTAAAGAAATGACCCTTTTATCACTTGCTTTTCCTCCACCCGTTCCTCTCTATCCTCCAGCCTTTATGACATCTAATTTTCTTTTAGAGCCCtgacttttatttctctctctctctctggtgacTCCTCTGAAGTGTTCTCAACACACATAAACcagaatgaagaaaacaaaataaaaaccactTGATGTTCACTTCTCATTTCCCTGACCCCAATAAATTTAACAACTTAGAAGTTTGAGCTTGTGTAGCTTTCAGGTTTATTAGTTTGATGTTAGAACCATATGAAACTGTTTGTTGGAGTTAAACAGAGGCCTTTGTGTACTCTTACAACTTATTTCATGAACAAACGTATGACATGGTTTCAATTGACAATGTAGAATTCATTCAATAGCTCCATTCCTTTGACTGTTTTGtgacatttacaaataaaaacccTCTTATTCAGTAAATCATTCAATGATAGAGAAGTATTTCAGTGACACAAGGTTCAGAAATCAGTACTGAACCTACTGTGGCGATAATGGCAGTGTGATTATTGGACAGCAGGAGGCCTCACTAAGAATAGTTACTGAGAGTACCACACACTCATCTCGATCTCATCAGTTCAGCAGACACATGGGTATTCGCACATGACACCAAAAACCTACATTTACACTCTCTAAGGACCGATTTGTAGATTTAGGATATCTTTGTCTGCAGATAATTTTCCGTGTTGCACGGAAAGTGGTCCGTGGTTGTTTTTCCGTCAGGAGGACATTGACCTAGTGACGTCTCCCAAACCACACGTGTCTTTTCTGGGCCCTGCTCTCcgttcctccctctcttttcgtctttgtctctgtttgaCTGGGCTGGTTGGTCCGAGCCATGCTGCtccacctacacacaaacacagaaaagaggTAGCTCTAAAATGTACAGCACGATAAGTGACAAAGTGGTTGAAGACGTTTCTGTTAAAAGGGATACAAGATACATGCTAATGTTCCATAAACTCTGGCTCTGCTGTCAAATactcatgtttgattttgatttgagaTAAAATGATTTAAGAAATGCACATATGCATTCAGGCATGATGGGACTAGTACTTCATTTTTGCTtaccaaaacattttcagttaAATTAACGTTCATATAAGCTGTTCTCAAACTGGAGTAGGCTTTTCCTTAGTGTAATAAAATGTAGTAAAACTTGGGTTGAGTAGACCTTTGTCACAGCAAAAATACTTGCGTCTACAAATGAACAAATGTGACATAAAGTATATTAAAGGGTCTACTTACTGTTGACACCCtttgcagaggaggaggaaagtttTTCTTCTGTGAGGACTTCAGCACTGTTACCAACAGAATGCAAAGTTAAAGAAAGTTGAATTAGCTGCAATGCAAGAGCAACTGAATGAAGGCTCAGGTGAATAAGCACTGGTTTGTAGCAGAATGTTTCTAAAGGAGACAGCTGCCAATCACCTGTGGGATAAAGATGAAGCCGGAGGAAGCCTCAAACCCACAGAGGTCTCCTCCTCGCTGCTGTGTGACCCCTCTCCCTGAAGCCTGCATTGACACGAggaaacacgttttttttattcaccatAAAACACTAAGCGCAATTAAAGTAATAATAGTAATTAGAGTACAATagaaaactaaaacaacaatgaCTCAACAATCACGACAGAGTACGTTCTTTTCAGTTGGTTTATGTGCTGATTTGCTTCACTGTTTATGTACAGTGAGTACAAGTCCTAAGTCAGTTGGAGTATTGATACACATACTAGATTGTAGCTCCTCAACTACCGCACAGCCCCCACTGCTCTGTTCTAAATTCTTTGGTTGTCTCACCTGTtagcatttgtgtgttttttgtatccTCTATATGCTTCATTTCCACTGTGAGCCTgctgaagagagaagaagagtcacAAATATGGTGCAGGCAGGCACTACTCATATCCCCACGAGAAGGTGAGTTGCTGCAGTATTGTGTGCATAAGCTAATATTTCTCAGACTTTAGTGTCATGTTACAACAACATTATGAAAGTAGCTTAAGCGTCGTCAGGAACTTACTGAATGAGCGTGGGAGTGTTTGCCCAGCGTCTTGGTTTCTGACGTCTGCGTTTGACTGGAAGTAGATGCACAGCGTGGGGTAGTGCTGTGCTTAGGGGGCAGGGGTGGAGCTCTAACACTGGAGCTGTAAGCCTGGTCATCCAAACTGGAGAACTGTTCGGAGAAATGTTGGCAGCTGTTTGCTTTTTCACTGGCATACAGTATATTGCTTTTTAGTGGCAGGAGGAGACTTTGAGGATGAGGAAGTAGAagtaagaaaaatgtattcttcaTCCTGATGACTGTCTAAATAAAAGGTTAATGAATGACAAGATTTATTACAAGCAACCTTGGCGGGGGACGTGGAAATTCAGGTTTTACCACAGTAATAAAATTCATCCTTGAGGCATCATGAAGTTTTCCAACAACGTCCAAAGCAATCAATGCAATGCTATTGTGATCTGGTCAAACGTGGCAAACGGACTGACGGAACATCACTGACATGGCTTGCCTGGCTCAAGTTATACCCAACAAATTTGTATGGTAA is drawn from Labrus bergylta chromosome 8, fLabBer1.1, whole genome shotgun sequence and contains these coding sequences:
- the LOC109996297 gene encoding trypsin-2 encodes the protein MIGLIVLALLGAAAAAPTDDRIVGGYECAKHGQPWQVSINIGYHYCGGSLINDQWIISAAHCWQNPYTQIAVLGDHHIWVNEGTEQYMSVDAIYWHESYDYKTLDFDIMLMKLSHKATLNQYVKPVALPTACPTAGDMCTVSGWGNIYSDEVFNPFNLQCVRVPIMSDKDCEGSYPGKITDRMVCAGYLEGGKDACQGDSGGPLVCNEVLHGIVSWGQGCALPNYPGVYTKVCSLMPWINDTLTRYS
- the LOC109996296 gene encoding trypsin — encoded protein: MSTVGLLGYKYEPGSVQVSSEHSPDNMTLLALLLMVGAAAAVPREDGRIIGGQECEPHSRPFMASLNYGYHFCGGVLINKQWVLSVAHCWYNPYAMQIMLGEHDLRTFEGTEQLMKTETIIWHPSYDYQTLDYDIMLIKLFHPVEVTEAVAPIPLPTGCPMGGLPCSVSGWGNTAMDGEEVNMPFHLQCLDVPAVDDAVCENAYPGMITSRMFCAGYMDGGRDACNGDSGSPLVCLGEVFGLVSWGQGCAQPNYPGVYVKVCEFLYWIEDVLADNP